The Oncorhynchus nerka isolate Pitt River linkage group LG3, Oner_Uvic_2.0, whole genome shotgun sequence genome includes the window TCTTTATTAAaaatacccccccaccccccaaaaaaaacaaaaaaaacatgtggAACACTCCTAAACCCAGGTTCTCCACTCTGTCATCTAGTTGGCATTAATGTTACAAGTTGTGACAGTTTGTGGAGTGTCTGGTTTGTAAATCCACCAGTGTAGCTTTGTGACGTCCCTTCTCCTTGAGTGAGAACAGCGAAACGGGGCTCAGACAGTGGAATCTGAAGGGTTTGCATAAATTAAAAACAGTCACTTGAACTTTCCCTTCCCCCTACACACATACAAGCCATGTTGTAACCAGGGGGTGAGGGGGGAAGAAACCAAGAGGAGGTGGAGCCAAAGCTCCCTACAGCTGTCATGACTGGCCAATCAGAAAGAGTACATCGCAGATGACGTGAGACACCACAGAGTTCATGAGAGGTGACACAGAGAGGTCGAGGAGGCGTGACTCGTAGAGTGTGAACTCTGAGTGGTTCTCCTCCACCTTGGCCAAGGCGTGCAGGGCCCGGGCCGCCCGCCGCATCATGTCATTACTGGTGGGCTCGAAGTGCATCCCCTGCAGGTGCAGCAGAGAGCTCTGGCTCTGCTGTAGCTGGGTGGCCGCCAGGCTGTCCTCCAAGAAGCCCAGGAGGTTTCCCACGCTTCCCTTCTGCACAGCAATGGCGCGCGCTGCCATGCTGTCTCCCTGGGCCAGGTTGGCCAACAACACCACCGACATCTCCCTGCAGACGGCCACCTTTCTCTCCCCAACCAGCCGCACCAAGGTCCCATACAGCTTCTCTAAACGACCCAACGGCGGCGTGGCCAGGACCAGGTCCACATTGTTGTCTTGGATGCTCAACTTGCTGAGGGTCTCCAAGACCAGTCTCTGGGGGGACATTGCGCTGTGTGGCCCCAACGTGGGGAAGGGGTCCTGGGCCTCAGCCGAGGGGCACACAGCCCAGTGGAGGAGGCCGTCCAGCAGAGGAAGGCAGATGCTCTCGGGGTAGATGGAGAGGTCCAGCTGGCCAGAGATGTTGGCCAGAGTGACCAGGCAGTTCTCCCTCAACAGCGACAGGCAGTCCCACCACCATTCGTCCCTCTGGCCAAGACAGTCATCAGACTCCTCCTCCTTCTCGTAGGTGAGCGGGGCCTGTTTCCTCTCAGGGTGGCGGTGGTGTAGCAGCACTAGGCGACCGAGCAGCAGCATGAGGCCAGggtgtttggacatctcctggtCGTTGCCAGGCACGAAGGAGAGGCTGCGCACGATGTTGGAGACGCAGACACAGCGGCGGGCCAGAGCATCCTGCCAGTTGGCCAGTGTAACCAGTGGGCCCTCATCCTTGCTGTGAGGCTCGTCCTCCACCACACGCTGGGGGACTTGCTGATGAGTGGGTCCGCTCGATTTGTCGTGCTCCTGCTGGCTCTGGGGCTCTTCGGACTGTGACATTTCCTCTGTCTCAGCGCCCGAGTGCTCGGACTTCCCCTCCTTACCGTCGGTTGTTGTTGAGGCATTTTCTGTGGATGATGGCTGGGAGGGCCTCtgacccctctcccccttctgttTGTATTTCTCTGTGGGGGTAGCATTGTCCTTGTCCCCCGCCTTCTCTGGTTCTGGCCTTTTCCTCTTGGCTGTGGGGACGACCAGCACTCGTTCTCGTGGGACCAGgaattcctccctcctctcaaagTGGGTCTGGATGTGTTCCGTGCTGTCTCCGCCGCCGGCACTCCAGTGGAGCAGCCCACTGTCAAACTCCTGCACTTTTCCTCTCTGGGTTGCCCTGCCTGCTGGAAACGGGTCCTTCTTCCGTACCATCTTCAGGGGGAGCTTGTCGAACTTGCTAGCCTGTTTGGGTCTCTCCTGGGGGGTAGCCGGGCCCAGGCCAGGGGGGTCCGATGAAGAGCTGGGCTGCTCAAAGGTAGAGCAGCTCTTCTCCTTATCTTCAGCATCCTTCTCTTTCAGAGTGTCCCATTCTGAGCATGACTCCTGCTCATCCTCTTGCTTCACCTGAGCCTGTCCATCAATTGACGTCCCGGCCGGCTGTTTTGAACGCTGCACCAccacctcttcttcctcctcatcatcatcctcctcctcctcctcatcctctccttctaCCTTCATGTCCTCCACCCCTGGTTCCGCATCTTCCATGCAGCTCCAGTCTCTTTTCAGGGCGTCAGGGTCCAGTAGAGTCCTCTGGCCGGGATCGCCCACCTCATACTCGCGCAAGATCCCAAAGATCTCGATGAGGCAGCGCCGGAAGTACTCCACCACCAGCTCCAGCAGGCCAGGCAGCTGAGGAGAAGATCAATAGTTTGTATTGTATGATATGATGTGCATGACAGAAAATCTGGAAAAGGGTTTGGGAATAGGTCAAATTTAATAAATTTGTGAAAGgataaatgtaaaaataaaaagccCTAAATCAGAAAATATTACAGTTCTGATTCGATAGGTTTACCATGTAGGGtaaacatcttggtcatgttctgttataatctctacccggcacagccagaagaggactggccaccccacatagcctggttcctctctaggtttcttcctaggttttgccctttctagggagtttttcctagccaccgtgcttttacacctgcattgtttgctgtttgggggttttaggctgggtttctgtacagcactttgagatgatgtacgaagggctatataaataaatttgatttgatttagggttTTTATTAAAACCTTTATCCCACATTGTGGCCAGTGTAGTAATAATAATTtagtgggtgcttatatttgtcctatttacACATGCacatgtgtattaatgtgttttgTATAGCAGACTCTCCCcaagacaccctcagagagtggggtcacatcTAGGGTCTGGCAAAATTAGGTTTAAGCACcgtcagatttttcaccttgtcggctcgggattcgaacttgcgaccttttggttactggccaaaACCTCtacccgctaggctacctgtcttgTTAGCTCACCGAATTGAGGTTGAAGGTGGAGATGCTGTTGTCGTCAtacaggaggatgttgatggtgtcGAGGGCCCACGTGCTCTCAGCCAACAGGCCAGACTTTAGGGACATCATCACCCTCCAAGCCTCTGGGGTCCCTATGGAGATACACAGTATTTTAACTCAAGCTGATACCCTTCACAGTACTGATGGACCACACAATACAAACAAGTTCATAGAGAGCCGAAGCAACCTATCATTGTAATATCCTAATGTGATCCCTAAATACTGTATAATCCATGTATAATAACATTGATTGTGGTTGgagttgtgggatgtgatagcCATACCGATATCTTTCGTTGTGAGGCATCGGCGTGGTTTTAGGATGGGGTGGGTGGCCTCCACTGAGCCTGGGGGAAAGGGCATGTCTCTACGGATCAGAGGGGACTGCACAGACTGGGGCACTATGTGAGAGGCAGGAACCGGGGGCCCTGCCTTTTGCATCTTGATGCCACTGTGCATGTAGGGAGATTTACTGGGCGACGTCCGGCTCTCCATGGGGCCCCCGCGGGGCATGGGGGAGGGACTGGACACCTGTGGAATGTGGTTCTGCATGGCCTGAGCGGATTGGTAGTTGGACTGTAGGGTGCGGGTCATGGGCGGGCCCGTCCCTCCAGGGCCGTAGGGGGGCTGCCGAGGGCCCATCTGACCTGGCCCCCATTGGCCCTCGTGGTTCATGCGCTGCTCTGATGACATTTCTTCCGAACCGCGGTTCATTCCGGGATGGCCAGGTCCCTGGGCTGGGCCCCCTGGGGGGCCACCCTGCCGGTTGGGGTAGTTGCCGGGATAGTTCATCTCCCCGCGGCCCTGCCACACACCACCCGGGGGTCCGTCAGGGCTTGGCTGCATAATCTGAGGGGGCATGGAGGGCTGGGCGTTGGGCCCCGTGGCGGCCTGCATGCGCTCTCTGTTGAAGGGGAAGGGGAACTGGCCCTGGGGACCAGGCAGGCGGCGGTCAGTGCCGGTGAAGGAGCCGCTGCTGTACTGGGGTTGGTACATCTCTGGCTGGCCAGCAGGGGGTGCAGAGGCCACCCCTGGCTGCTGCTgcggttgttgttgctgctgctgcagccCTGCACTGAAGGGGGCACTGTACATCTCCCCCTCGTGACGCTTCGCTGGTGGGTAGCCCCCTTCCACGGGACGCTTGTAGTTCTGCATAGAGCAAATACGCTTAGTTAGGCGGTGTCATTACATTGCATCAGATTAATATTGATGGCTATTACTCATCTATACAGTAAGTACTACTTTTTGGGGTAATAACACATGGCTAGTGGTTACAACATTACAGTTTGATTTTCAGTGCTTACACAGTGGGTTAGAGCCATCACCTGTTGTTGCTGTGGGTACATTCCTGGCTGTTGATTGGGATAGGAACCACCAGGGGGAGTACCATGGCCAGGATATTGATTACCATAGGAATCATTCCtgtaaacaaccacaatacatcAACAAGACATTCCAAATAAGCCGAGTGCCTATGTACCTAAtattgctacagtatactgctagtGTGCCAATAAACACTCTGAAAAACAACCCAATCTTTACAATATTGCAAGACTATAAATGCTGAGACAGTCTGCATGGTGTCTGCACAAGTTTGTGCCAGACCTCTCCTGAGAGAGTGGTGCTGGGTGGTGAACTTACCGTGGCTGCTGCTGTGGTGGGTAGCGGTTTGGCGAGTACATCCCCGTGTCGGAGTTGACAGGCATCAGGTTTGGCTGCGGAGCACCAGATCCCATGCTGCCCTCTGGGCCCATCCCCTGCTCTGGCCTGGTAAACAACAAGTTTGGTTGACTACACTTAGCACGAATCATTTCCATAAAAAAAGGACTTATTCGCAGTCAAAGATGGTATAGAATGTATAGAAATAGAATTATACTCCATATGGCCTCCAGTCCACCAATCATAGACACATTGCCTTGAATGTGGATGTCCATtatagtaattatatttctacGATCTAAGCTTGTGTAGGGTCTTACCTCCTTTCGTAGCCTTGTCCGTAAGGTCCTGGTCCGTACTGTTGTCTCTGAGCCATCGACATGTTCCCCATAGCACCTGGAGGAGGCCCACGGTTAAACTGTTGCTGTTCAGCCATCCCACTGTTAGGACCCTGACTGGCAGGCAAGAACTGCTCCCCAACTGGAAAGAAATACACACTCCGTCAGCAAGGGACCCAACTTCCCAGCACCATCAGTTTCTAGGGATCTTTCTTGTAGCCTCTTCTACGCACCTTTCCGCATGGCACCAAAGGGGTCTTTGATAGGCCCTGGACCCTCGTAGGGCCCTGGACCCATGCGACCTGGCATCTCTGGGGTGCTCATGCCAGACTGGTAGCCAGAGTTAGGGGTCATGGAGTTCTTTCTGGGGAAAGCAGGGTCACTACTGTCAGCAAATGGGTCCTGCAGCGCCACATTGCTCCTAAAAGATAGAGGGACGTTTAGGGAGTAAATAGGGGTTTATCAAAGCGGATAGCAAAGTTGGGGTGAATTACATTTAAATTCAATAAGTAAATGAAAATTCCAATTGAAGAATTTAATCTCCTGAATGCAAATGATCTCAAAGAGGATGAGATTGAAGCGCTGCAACTCACCTGGCCCCAGGTGGCATCTGGGTGGGGTGTGGGGTGGAGGCGGGTGTGGGGGGCTTGAGGTCGCTGCCCTCGGCCATGGAGCTGCTGGTGGACTGGGGGGTCTGAGGGCCCTGGAGAGAACCTGACCCAGCTACCGGAACAAAAGAGGGGAATTTCAGTTAGAGAGAGTTGACTTTGCTGATTgtctgaaagccatggtatagcagaccatataccacaggtatgacaatgATTACTATTTACTGGTCAAATAACaatggaaaccagtttataatatcaatAAGGCAACTTGGGGGTTTGTGggatatggccaatatactaagGCTACGCATTGCGTTGTGCCTAAAAATAGCCCTTGACCGTGATATATTCACACCTTCTCGGGCCTTACTGCTTAATTATACAGGTCATTCAATTTACATTTCTACCGATAATAGACTGTGGAAACATTATCTATATGAATACAGCTGCCAATTCATTAAAGCAGTTAGATGCATTTAACATAGGGCACTTAATTTTATTATGGCATCAGGTTCATTCTTCACCAGAAAGTCAGCTGGCCCTCTTCGAATTCATGTAGGTCGATTCAGTGCTTTCTTTTTATTTATAAAGTTCTCTAACAAAAACTCCCGCCGTACCTAACTGTTAATAACGAATAATAAGTATGAGTTAACCATACCGGGTCTCGGGGATGGCTAACTCTGGAAATCTCTTCGGTCTCCTCAGAGTTAGGTAATTCTGCTTTTATTTTCTTTGCACCCCATGTATGGAACAGAGTTCCCTACAActggatgttctggtgcctctcagGCAGTTCAAAATGTTGATTGGGGACCTCTTTGCTGACGAATGTGATTGttattttttacaaaaatatGGATTTTGTAAATTATGCGTATGCAGGTCTCCCTTGTGAAAGAGAtcttggtctcaatgggactccTTGTTCAAATcaacaaagcaaaaaaaaaaaaaaaaaactacgtTTTGCAATGAAAATGAGCTTTTCATATTGGACAAGACCAGGTAGTCCCAACCAGGTTCAGTCCGCTTTCTTTCGTTTGATGCCTAATAATTACGACCCAGCATAGTGTGGATAACCGTCTGGCACTGACCTGGGGAGGGTGGCTGGACCTTGGCCTGGTTGGCCTTCTTGTTGTCAGTGATGATCTCAGGAGGGGGGTCCTCCCCGCGTTCGATCTTGCACTCGAAGGCGTACAGACACTGGATGTACTGCTTCTTCAGGGAGCTGGCAGCGCTGCTTGACGTGCCAACGTTCAGGTTGGTGGACAGCTCCCGCCACTTCTTGTTCTTGTTCACCTGGACATAGAGCATGAAGACCGTGACATTAAAACAGGGACTAGAAGGGGGATGGAGCAAATAAGAACCAAGAGATTGTGCatggtgtgtttgtgcatgtgttatACTTATTTATTGAACCAATATTTATCCAGGAATTCCCATTGAGGTCAGAAGACCTCTTATAAGGGAAACCTGGCCAAGAGGGCACCTCAATAGGGAAACACATAGATCAAACACACTACAGTGTATGCATGCATAGTACAGCACAAACCTACACTGACCTGTGCGAAGCCTCCAATCTCCTTGACCGAGACGTAGAGTCTGAAGAGGTCTAGGGGCTTGCGGCCAACAGCAGGCAGATTGGTCATGCCCATTGCTTTCTCCTCGATAAAGCCCAGATAGCGGTCCACCCACATCTTCCTCTCCAGCTCGGGGCCCAGCTCATACAGACGCGTGATCTTCTCGTTGGTCGTCGTGGAAGAGCTTGACTTCTGCAAGGCGTCAAGAGAACACAGGACGTCAAGAGAGCCGTCATGAGGGAAAGGGTTGGGTAACCCATTGGTCTTATTTCCCTTTAGTAGCTATCTCAATGGCAACTGTAATAACCATGGAATAAAGTCAAAAGTATGATCGTAACACGTGTGTTAACAGTTTACAAACAATATGGTTTATAACAGTTTTTTTTAACGTACACACAAGCCCTTAAACAAAATTGTCCCAAGTGGACAGACAAAGCCATTATCTTATCACCTTGGATTTAGACGGTTCTGCTTTCGGTGTTCCGTCCACTTTGTTGTTCATCTTCTGGCCCTGGTTCATTTTCCCATCCATACCAAACTCTGGACTGGGGGCCAAACCTAGGTACAAGGGTACATTGTGGGGTTGAGCACTGTTCGGCTTTTGAACAACAATTCTCGGGATCAGGACATATACCAAACATTTTTTTGTATTCTAATTTCAGAGGAATACAGACTAACAAAGTTTCCCCTGTAGAACTTATTCATACTGCAGCCATTGTTCATTGACCAACGTTACCTTCAAACAGGATTGGAAGTGCTCTGGTGAAACCAATGCAAAACCTTCCTGAAGTGTGACTTAGATTAACAACCACTGCACTAAAACAATATTTGGATTGGAAAACTCATACTTAGCTACCGCACTATCCGTCTATGCTAGAACTTTCAGATGGAAAAAAAGTATATTGTAAAAACACTGCAGACAAATTGCATCAGGCCTTACTTACTAGCCACCCCAATGCAAACCTATTCCACTGACCACCGTCCCAACCAAAGTCATCCTGCCATATCAGAAATACCCGGGGCACCATGGAGCAACAGTATTGGACTACAGTACTCACCACTGGAGTTATTGGCCATGTTGGGCCCCATAGGGAAAGGTGGGCCGCCCTGCGTGTTCATCATGCCAGACATGTTGTTCATGGGAGGGCCATAGGGGGCGCCAGAGCCCATCATGCCAGGGGACATGTTGGGGTAGCCAGGCATCCTGAACAATGAGGGACAACCATACTTTTAGCATGTAGCATGATATCAGAGTGAAAAATATTCCTCTCCTGCTGAGAAATTAATCTCTTATGCTGAAAAACAATCAATCAGTTATGCAACAATATCACTAAATAAGAAAGAGTGAGTTATGAGTGCCATTGCAACAGGGAATTGTTTGAGTTCTTGATATGAAAATGTCTAGTGACTTTGTACACCTGTGAAGACTAAAGAGAGGGAAAATATGCTGAACCTGCATCTGAATTCTCCAATGCATTTCATGTTTGGATGTAATGTGAGAGCCAGGTATTCCTCGTAGTGACAGGTGCTGGATATCTCTTCTGCCTCTGCCTGTCTACCTCTCAGTAAGTCTGTCCTCATCTCATCTGCTCTCTCCTTTGTTTATTTCCTGTTGCTCTAATCACTCCTCTCGCTGCCTTCACTGGACCTTCAAAGTAGAGGAAAATCTACTAGTTAGGACCAGATAAGGCATTCGCAACACATTAAAAATGATttcaatataaggtcccacagtgcatgtcaaagcaaaaaccaagccatgaggtcgaacgaATTGTcgatagagctctgagacaggattgtgtcgaggcacagatctggtgaagggtaccaaaaaaagtctgcagcatttaaggtccccgagaacacagtggcctccataattcttaaattaaagaagtttggaaccaccaagtctaTTCCTAGAGCTTGCAGCCCggtcaaactgaacaatcgggggagaatggccttggtcagggaggtgaccaagaacccaatggtcactctgatagggCTTAAgagttccagaaggacaaccatctctgcagcactccaccaatcaggcctttatggtacagtggccagacagaagacacttctcagtaaaaggcacgagagccctcttggagtttgccagaatgcacctaaaggactctcagaccatgagaaacaagattctctggtctgatgaaaccaagattaaactctttggcctgaatgccaagcgccacgtctggaagaaaccttgCATCATCActacggggaagcatggtggtggaagaatcatgctgtggggacgtttttcagcggcagggactgggaggctagtcaggatcaagggaaagatgaacggagcaaagtacagatatatccttgatgaaaacgttctccagagcactcaggacctcaaacaaagattcatcttccaacaggacaatgaccctaagcacacagccaagacaaagcaggcgtggcttcgggacaggtctctgaatgtccttgagtggctcagccagagcccggacgaACATCTCTGgtgaaacctgaaaatagctgtgcagcgacgctccccatccaacctgacagagcttgagaggatctgcagagaagaatggagaaactccccaaatacaggtgtgccaagcttgtagcgtcatacccaagaagactcgaggctgtaaatgCTGCAAAAGGGgctttaacaaagtactaagtaaagggtctgaatacttatgtaaatgttatatttcagttcttgtaataaatttgcaaacatttctaaaataaaaacagtttttgctttgtcattatggggtattgtgtgtagattgatgaagggaaaaaaacaatttaacccattttagaataacatgctgaccacaccgcccgcgtcgcaaaataaatgtacatatacatgttattcaatcgtTGCATCCACGCTATTGCGCGTCAACGAGCGTACTCGTAGCCAGACGCTAAAATATAACTTAGTTCTATTTGTGACACTTGAtgccctgcctctcccatctcctcattggtttgtaggagcatatacccacatgggtgactgaaagataaactgaggtccacactcctgTCCAATTGgtagtggtaatgcaccttaaagttgatTGCCatccgccatataaagtccaaagaagaccCCTGAAGGAGGAGAAATGGCTACAAAAAAATAATTTGGTTTaccgttttatctgtggattaattgtcggagtaggaccttgtgcatttcaggtaaaataacaacccaatgttttatatcccaggacaaatgagcAAGTAAGAGCAaggtagctagctaaattgccttaAATGTTCAATGCTTTCGACCTGTCTCCAAATTAATAttgttggttcagagtttgttttgattttcAACCTGCTGATCGCATCTACTGTGGCTGGACAAAATCAACAgctggtctggtcagcatgtaaggctgtaacataacaaaatgtggaagaagtcaaggggtctgaatactttccaaatgcaccgtaCATGTGTAATATGGGTTAGTAAAGAGTATAGTGTACCTGCTGTGTATGGAGTTGGTAGCAGCGTGTTGCATGACTACAGCTGCAGCCTCCTGGGCCTTCCGGTTGAGGCCGGGGGGAGGGCACATCCCTGAGCCCACCTGAGGTGGCATGTTACTCATATTGGGTGGCATGTTGGGCCCCATGTTAGGGCCATAGGGACGCACTCCCATCTGGCCTGCAGGCATTCTACCAGGGGGGATGCCTGCGTACGGCAGCCCCCCTTGCCCAGACATGGGGTTTATGGGTTTGCCCATGCCAGGGCCAGGGTTCATGGGGTTGCCCATGCCAGGGCCAGGGTAGTTGGCATTGGGCATGTTGTTGTATCCAGGTTGCCGGGGGTAACCTGTAATAGAATTAATAAAAAGTGTGTGTAAAAAATGtgttcaaaaaaataaataaacactgcTCAGATGACATTGGGAAGACTAGTTATAAGTGCAAAACAACAAACTAAATATTTAACCAACTTGGGGTTCTATTGTGAAAGGTGTACCCTACTGATGATGTGTTGTTGCAATAGTAATCCTGCTCAGTACGAGAGGAACCGCAGGTTCAGACATTTGGTGTATGTGCTTGGCTGAGGAGCCAATGGTGCGAAGCTACCCATCTGTGGGATTATGACTGAACGCCTCTAAGTCAGAATCCCCCCTAAACGTAATGATACGATGGAGCCTGAGAGACTGCTAATGTCTGTTGAAGTTGTGCAAGGCACTATACTGAGCTGGCAGTGGCTCTGTGCACACTGAGCTAATGAGCCTGCCATCACAGTGGCAGCTCTACTGACAGGGGGGGCTCTGCTATGTCAGCTGACTGTTCTCCATGGCTAAAAATAGCTGCACTAGGCtcaaagagggagggatgagctGATAGGATGGAATTCCTATGAGGCAAAAATCATATTCCATGGATTTGGCTGGGGGAACTAACAAGAAGCAACTTCAAAGGATAGTGAGATAATTAAATGGGATGCATTTATATATTGGCAGTCAGAGGATAACCAAAATGTTAAAGATGAAAATGATTAAAAGTCTATTTGGTATATCAACTGAGTTGTTCTTTTTCAAGTGTTTCAAATTTTGAAATTTTAACATAGAATAGAACTCACTTCTATTCAAGCAAAACTAAACCAAAGGATCCTTTAACTAATTGCCACCAGCCCCTCTCCTTTGTTGCACAGTGTAACCCACAGAACTTACCTTGTGGGCCATACTGCCCACCCTGAGGTCCATAGCCCCCCATGGAGTTGTTCTGCTGCTGATAAGGTCCCATCCCAGGGTGCATCTGGCCTCCAGAGGACTGTCGGGGTGACAGGGGAGAGGCAGACTGTGGTGAACCGTATGGGGGCATCTGGGGGTTTCTCTGTACGAACCCTGGCagggtcagagaagagagagtgaaagagatgtTAATCCTCCAACAAAACACTGGAAATCTCACATAAAACACATCAGAGGGCTTTGGTACAGAAATTAGCCAGTATTTACTTAGAAGGGTACATGGTAAAATGGCAATTACATGTAATATTATTTGAAGTACCAGAAAGTACCCATGTTTACGACACAATTTTCAATTAAGTACCAGGTAAATACCAGTGGTACCATAGTGCAACCAAAGTTTCTTTAAAACAGCACACTGTCAGTGGTCCCTGCAGAGCGGGGTAGTACTGTGTGAGGGGATTCTCAGTCAGGGTGAACTCACCTCTCTCCTGGGCCATGGGAGACTGGCTCATGGCGGGGTGCAGACTCCCGTCAGACTGCACACTCGATGGTCTAGGGGGCATCTGGGTCCCTAAACAACAGAAGGGTCGTCTCAGTATGTAAATAACAAGTCTAAGTAGGAACAAGGCCACTAATGTCACTACTTAGTTAACTTAAGTGTCCCATAAATATTGTTAATCCAACAAAATGCCCATAGATTGAAACAGTGGAGCTACTGCAGCCAAGCATCATACAGTTTTAAAAGGTGTTTGGCTGCAGTAGCTCCATTGTTTCAATCTATGTTCATTTTGTTGTCATCGTGTATATGTATAACAAATGGCATGTGTCCTAATACATGTCAGTAAAACCCATGTATGTGTGCGCACTCGTGTACATGTGTTCACCTGGCATTGTGGCGGGTGAGAGGGGCCCCGTGCGGGAGGTGGTGGCACTGGCGGGGGAGCCGGCGGGTGACGGTGAGGGACCTCGGATGCCTGGCAGGTGGGGAGAGGTGTGGGGCGAGAAGGGCGACTGGGCCAGGTTGCTCTGCTCGCCCTGGCTGCTTGACACACCTGAAGTGCTCACGCCAGGACTCAGAGCGCCATCCGTGCCCGTGGGTAGGTCATCAATGGAGCCTGAGAGATCCTGCAGACACACAAGACAGGAGACAGCGAGGCCTATGGTGAGGAGACACTGTGGAAATATGCCGGCCTGATGGAATCGACACGACAGCTATTAGCTGACTGTACAGTTAGCAGTGAGACGTCTTGATAACGACTCCATGTATTtcctgtagctctgtctactAGCAGGAGCACATACAGGATGCAAGCACAATTTAATCTCCTCCGTTTTAGAAAGCATGACAGCACACTTTATTAGGTTTGGAgacatgtgacacacacacacagttgtcgtTATTGATCTTGTCGAGGAAAAGAGAGGGCATATTAGAACAGGGGGTTGTCATGGTTACAGTGGACGTGTGCCGACTCAGCGCGCCGTAACTCTGCCATGTGAATCTGATatacgctctctcacacacacgctagGCATGTGCGCCATCACTTTTGCTCTCGTTTTATCCAGGCCGGAGCTCTGCTCAAATTTACTAATATTCATCTCACAGACAACATTTCTGCAAGTCCACAAAACACTCTACGCATGC containing:
- the LOC115106975 gene encoding AT-rich interactive domain-containing protein 1A-like isoform X6, giving the protein MAAQVASAATLNTSPPSELKKPDRDPHEDSILGEKQQENKQPGLECGSPVRGDLQDGADVGNAGGGGEPEMKNGNGNPSRTNNNQNDSIGSEGNNHPGMVHHHGSGFPPPSYGYSQHYGRAPFHQHGGQQSPGMAAAAGPAVPSSNMMDPYQPNSHEHGFSNHQFNNYNPFPNRTPYSGQGYGMNPSRNTQAPAAGGQPANVKQQPAGGPTAMAASYNNQRYNMGNPQPTSTPTLNQLLTSPSSTRIYPNYPSSEYSNQEGASKGPTDTGSSGQYGGGSPGWQQRTHHPPPMSPGSTGQPLGRSQPPGAMDPMAKLRGQPYGGGSPYSQQPGQGPPPGAQQGHAYPGQGYGPLGSQRYPVVMQGRTPGAMGGMQYGQQMPSYGQQGPGGYGPQGQGPYYGQQGQALHPGQQQGPYPQVPLGQQGGQTPYPQQSHPPQTSASHAQGGPPYPQPHMPPQSQGPQPVPSQGPPQSQPPYSQGPAQAQSGQPPYPQQQGPPSQPPQQQPQVPAGSQPQLSYPPTQGPQQLPTQQQQQPQTPSQPPQQPPGHSQHPQGQPASYSQNPPQQQQSPYQRFPPPPQQEISQDSFSSQSSAPPSNQPKSVSEDVSMQGQPSSLPDLSGSIDDLPTGTDGALSPGVSTSGVSSSQGEQSNLAQSPFSPHTSPHLPGIRGPSPSPAGSPASATTSRTGPLSPATMPGTQMPPRPSSVQSDGSLHPAMSQSPMAQERGFVQRNPQMPPYGSPQSASPLSPRQSSGGQMHPGMGPYQQQNNSMGGYGPQGGQYGPQGYPRQPGYNNMPNANYPGPGMGNPMNPGPGMGKPINPMSGQGGLPYAGIPPGRMPAGQMGVRPYGPNMGPNMPPNMSNMPPQVGSGMCPPPGLNRKAQEAAAVVMQHAATNSIHSRMPGYPNMSPGMMGSGAPYGPPMNNMSGMMNTQGGPPFPMGPNMANNSSGLAPSPEFGMDGKMNQGQKMNNKVDGTPKAEPSKSKKSSSSTTTNEKITRLYELGPELERKMWVDRYLGFIEEKAMGMTNLPAVGRKPLDLFRLYVSVKEIGGFAQVNKNKKWRELSTNLNVGTSSSAASSLKKQYIQCLYAFECKIERGEDPPPEIITDNKKANQAKVQPPSPAGSGSLQGPQTPQSTSSSMAEGSDLKPPTPASTPHPTQMPPGARSNVALQDPFADSSDPAFPRKNSMTPNSGYQSGMSTPEMPGRMGPGPYEGPGPIKDPFGAMRKVGEQFLPASQGPNSGMAEQQQFNRGPPPGAMGNMSMAQRQQYGPGPYGQGYERRPEQGMGPEGSMGSGAPQPNLMPVNSDTGMYSPNRYPPQQQPRNDSYGNQYPGHGTPPGGSYPNQQPGMYPQQQQVMALTHCNYKRPVEGGYPPAKRHEGEMYSAPFSAGLQQQQQQPQQQPGVASAPPAGQPEMYQPQYSSGSFTGTDRRLPGPQGQFPFPFNRERMQAATGPNAQPSMPPQIMQPSPDGPPGGVWQGRGEMNYPGNYPNRQGGPPGGPAQGPGHPGMNRGSEEMSSEQRMNHEGQWGPGQMGPRQPPYGPGGTGPPMTRTLQSNYQSAQAMQNHIPQVSSPSPMPRGGPMESRTSPSKSPYMHSGIKMQKAGPPVPASHIVPQSVQSPLIRRDMPFPPGSVEATHPILKPRRCLTTKDIGTPEAWRVMMSLKSGLLAESTWALDTINILLYDDNSISTFNLNSLPGLLELVVEYFRRCLIEIFGILREYEVGDPGQRTLLDPDALKRDWSCMEDAEPGVEDMKVEGEDEEEEEDDDEEEEEVVVQRSKQPAGTSIDGQAQVKQEDEQESCSEWDTLKEKDAEDKEKSCSTFEQPSSSSDPPGLGPATPQERPKQASKFDKLPLKMVRKKDPFPAGRATQRGKVQEFDSGLLHWSAGGGDSTEHIQTHFERREEFLVPRERVLVVPTAKRKRPEPEKAGDKDNATPTEKYKQKGERGQRPSQPSSTENASTTTDGKEGKSEHSGAETEEMSQSEEPQSQQEHDKSSGPTHQQVPQRVVEDEPHSKDEGPLVTLANWQDALARRCVCVSNIVRSLSFVPGNDQEMSKHPGLMLLLGRLVLLHHRHPERKQAPLTYEKEEESDDCLGQRDEWWWDCLSLLRENCLVTLANISGQLDLSIYPESICLPLLDGLLHWAVCPSAEAQDPFPTLGPHSAMSPQRLVLETLSKLSIQDNNVDLVLATPPLGRLEKLYGTLVRLVGERKVAVCREMSVVLLANLAQGDSMAARAIAVQKGSVGNLLGFLEDSLAATQLQQSQSSLLHLQGMHFEPTSNDMMRRAARALHALAKVEENHSEFTLYESRLLDLSVSPLMNSVVSHVICDVLFLIGQS